A genomic segment from Sphingopyxis sp. DBS4 encodes:
- the folE gene encoding GTP cyclohydrolase I FolE, producing the protein MDLLQPPASADRHDCETLDPAAAPRPGRAAVEAAVRTLIAAAGDDPAREGLRDTPARVARAYAEWFAGYAVDPAAYLARVFDEANGYEDTVLLRDIPLVSTCEHHLAPITGRVHVAYRPRGRVVGISKLSRLVDAFGRRLQLQERLTQQIADTLFSVLKPHGVAVIVEARHGCMTTRGVNQPGVAMVTKAWLGDFREDPDLRRDLLAAIPFGLDR; encoded by the coding sequence ATGGATTTATTGCAGCCCCCCGCCTCCGCCGACCGCCACGACTGCGAAACCCTCGATCCGGCAGCCGCACCGCGCCCCGGACGCGCGGCGGTCGAGGCCGCCGTCCGCACCCTGATCGCGGCCGCGGGCGACGATCCCGCGCGCGAGGGGCTGCGCGACACGCCCGCCCGCGTTGCGCGCGCCTATGCCGAATGGTTCGCGGGTTATGCCGTCGATCCCGCCGCCTATCTGGCGCGCGTCTTCGACGAGGCGAACGGATATGAAGACACCGTCCTGCTTCGCGACATCCCGCTCGTTTCGACCTGCGAGCATCATCTCGCGCCGATCACCGGGCGCGTCCATGTCGCCTATCGCCCGCGCGGCCGGGTCGTCGGCATATCGAAGCTGTCACGGCTGGTCGACGCCTTTGGCCGCCGGTTGCAATTGCAGGAACGATTGACCCAGCAAATCGCCGACACGCTGTTTTCCGTCCTAAAGCCGCACGGCGTCGCGGTGATCGTCGAGGCGCGGCACGGCTGCATGACGACGCGCGGCGTCAACCAACCGGGCGTTGCAATGGTGACCAAGGCGTGGCTCGGCGATTTTCGCGAAGATCCCGACCTGCGCCGTGATCTGCTCGCCGCAATCCCGTTCGGACTCGATCGCTAG
- the glyS gene encoding glycine--tRNA ligase subunit beta translates to MTDFLLELRSEEIPARMQAGARAELEKLFRAQMRAAGLEAGDLTILSTPRRLALIAKGLPDATAAVSEELKGPRTSAPPQALEGFLRKTGLTQDQLEDRDGVWFAVIDKPGRATADVLAEAIPAIVRGFAWPKSMRWGKQSASSESLRWVRPLSGIVAIFGEALIACEVGGISAGFATRGHRFHCPGEITIGSAADYADKLRACHVIVDHEERACIIRDGAAKAAADAGLTLVEDEGLVIENAGLTEWPVPLLGRFDEAFLEVPPEVIQLTARVNQKYFVVNGTDGKLANGFVCTANIDAIDGGAEIVAGNRKVLAARLSDARFFWEQDQKKTLAQHAEKLANITFHEKLGTVADKVERVAKLAEWLASEGIVPGCTPALARQAAELAKADLVTEMVGEFPELQGLMGGYYARAEGLPDAVADAIRDHYKPVGQGDDVPTAPVTVAVALADKLDTLVGFFGIGQGPTGSKDPFALRRAALGVLRLLEANGVRLKLQPFQAFAVHDHVYRHVYAHTKPLADVDAQSLVKFGLDPSRVTEGEYQRALNERPIIKEFVNGFAASDKPFLDFFADRLKVQQREAGVRHDLIDAVFALGGEDDLVRLLARVKALQAFMATDDGTNLLAGYKRTANILKQAGEVSGTAAATPPTEADAALLAALDAAEPAASAAVAEERFTDAMAALASLRAPIDAFFDGVMVNDSDEAVRAYRLGLLARFTGAVHGVADFSKIEG, encoded by the coding sequence GTGACCGATTTCCTTCTCGAACTGCGCAGCGAGGAAATCCCGGCGCGGATGCAGGCCGGCGCGCGCGCCGAGCTCGAAAAGCTGTTCCGCGCGCAGATGCGCGCCGCGGGCCTCGAAGCCGGCGACCTCACCATCTTGTCGACCCCGCGCCGCCTTGCGCTGATTGCGAAAGGCCTTCCCGATGCGACCGCCGCGGTAAGCGAGGAACTCAAGGGTCCGCGCACCAGCGCGCCGCCGCAGGCGCTCGAAGGTTTTCTCCGCAAGACCGGCCTGACGCAGGATCAGCTCGAAGACCGCGACGGCGTCTGGTTCGCCGTGATCGACAAGCCCGGACGCGCGACCGCCGACGTCCTCGCCGAAGCGATCCCAGCGATCGTCCGCGGCTTCGCGTGGCCCAAGTCGATGCGCTGGGGCAAGCAAAGCGCGAGCAGCGAAAGCCTACGCTGGGTGCGCCCGCTGTCGGGCATCGTCGCGATCTTCGGCGAAGCGCTGATTGCGTGTGAAGTTGGCGGGATTTCCGCCGGTTTCGCAACGCGCGGCCATCGCTTCCACTGCCCCGGCGAGATCACGATCGGCTCGGCCGCCGACTATGCCGACAAACTGCGCGCCTGCCATGTCATCGTCGACCATGAGGAGCGTGCGTGCATCATCCGCGACGGCGCTGCGAAGGCTGCGGCCGATGCCGGGCTGACGCTCGTCGAGGACGAAGGGCTGGTGATCGAGAATGCCGGCCTTACCGAATGGCCGGTGCCGCTGCTGGGCCGCTTCGACGAGGCGTTTCTGGAGGTGCCGCCTGAGGTCATCCAGCTGACCGCGCGGGTGAACCAGAAATATTTCGTCGTGAACGGCACCGACGGCAAGCTCGCCAACGGCTTCGTCTGCACCGCGAACATCGATGCGATCGACGGCGGCGCGGAGATCGTCGCGGGCAACCGCAAGGTTCTCGCCGCGCGCCTCTCCGACGCGCGTTTCTTCTGGGAACAGGACCAGAAGAAGACGCTCGCGCAGCACGCCGAAAAGCTCGCGAACATCACCTTCCACGAAAAGCTCGGCACCGTCGCCGACAAGGTCGAGCGCGTCGCCAAGCTCGCCGAATGGCTGGCGAGCGAAGGCATCGTCCCGGGCTGCACCCCCGCGCTTGCGCGGCAGGCAGCCGAGCTGGCGAAGGCCGACCTCGTCACCGAAATGGTCGGCGAATTCCCCGAACTGCAAGGCCTGATGGGCGGCTACTATGCCCGCGCCGAAGGCTTGCCCGATGCCGTCGCCGACGCGATTCGCGATCATTATAAGCCGGTCGGGCAGGGCGACGACGTGCCGACTGCGCCCGTTACGGTGGCCGTGGCGTTGGCGGACAAGCTGGATACGTTGGTTGGCTTTTTTGGGATTGGGCAGGGGCCTACGGGATCGAAGGATCCGTTTGCGTTGCGCCGTGCCGCTCTGGGAGTCCTGAGGCTGCTGGAAGCGAATGGCGTTCGGCTAAAGTTGCAGCCGTTCCAAGCGTTTGCTGTGCATGACCACGTATATCGACATGTTTATGCTCATACAAAGCCGCTCGCTGACGTAGATGCGCAGAGCTTGGTGAAATTTGGACTGGATCCCTCTCGTGTAACCGAGGGCGAATATCAGCGTGCTTTGAATGAACGACCGATTATCAAAGAGTTCGTCAACGGCTTCGCTGCATCTGATAAGCCGTTCCTCGACTTTTTTGCCGACCGCCTCAAGGTTCAGCAACGCGAAGCCGGCGTCCGTCACGACCTGATCGACGCGGTGTTCGCACTCGGCGGCGAGGATGATCTCGTGCGTCTGCTCGCGCGCGTGAAGGCGCTGCAGGCGTTCATGGCGACCGACGATGGCACCAACCTGCTCGCGGGCTACAAGCGCACGGCGAATATCCTGAAGCAGGCGGGCGAGGTCAGCGGCACAGCCGCTGCGACGCCGCCGACCGAGGCCGACGCGGCGCTGCTCGCCGCACTCGACGCCGCCGAGCCCGCAGCCTCTGCCGCGGTCGCCGAAGAACGCTTCACCGACGCCATGGCCGCGCTCGCGAGCCTGCGCGCACCGATCGACGCCTTTTTCGACGGCGTGATGGTCAATGACTCCGATGAAGCGGTCCGCGCTTATCGCCTCGGCCTGCTCGCGCGATTTACCGGCGCGGTGCATGGCGTCGCAGATTTCTCGAAAATCGAAGGCTGA
- a CDS encoding helix-turn-helix transcriptional regulator — protein sequence MNNKLKVLRAMRNWSQAELADRLDVSRQAVNAIETGKYDPSLPLAFKLARLFAMPIEEIFDDGHEG from the coding sequence GTGAACAACAAGTTGAAGGTACTGCGCGCGATGCGCAACTGGAGCCAGGCGGAACTTGCCGACCGGCTCGACGTGTCGCGGCAGGCGGTGAACGCGATCGAAACGGGCAAATACGACCCGTCGCTGCCGCTCGCCTTCAAGCTGGCCCGTTTGTTCGCCATGCCGATCGAGGAGATTTTCGATGACGGCCATGAAGGATAG
- a CDS encoding RNA polymerase sigma factor has product MADSSVMAAGVTAAGGFEAMADAGLVEQVRRGEPLAFCAVMRRYNQPLFRVARAIMADDAEAEDVVQESYARAFAAIDGFRGEAGLGTWLTRIVINESRGRLRRRRPLVDLDQVERSQAAGALILGFPGGKVVDDPEADAARAEVRRLLERAVDDLPEPFRLVFILRDIEGRSVEEVAGLLDIRAETVRTRLHRARRQLRAALDATLADALRGSFPFLGARCDRLVDAVMRRLRAERGWPDPL; this is encoded by the coding sequence ATGGCTGATTCATCGGTGATGGCGGCAGGGGTGACGGCGGCAGGCGGGTTCGAGGCCATGGCCGACGCCGGGCTCGTCGAGCAGGTGCGGCGCGGCGAGCCGCTGGCCTTTTGTGCGGTGATGCGGCGTTACAATCAGCCGCTGTTCCGCGTCGCGCGCGCGATCATGGCCGACGATGCGGAGGCCGAGGATGTCGTGCAGGAAAGCTATGCGCGCGCTTTTGCCGCGATCGACGGCTTTCGCGGCGAGGCGGGGCTGGGGACCTGGCTGACGCGGATCGTGATCAACGAAAGCCGCGGCCGCCTGCGCCGCCGGCGGCCGCTGGTCGATCTCGATCAGGTCGAGCGGAGCCAGGCGGCGGGCGCGTTGATCCTCGGCTTTCCGGGCGGCAAGGTCGTCGACGATCCCGAGGCCGACGCGGCGCGCGCCGAGGTGCGGCGGCTGCTCGAACGCGCGGTCGATGACCTGCCCGAGCCCTTCCGCCTCGTCTTCATCCTGCGCGATATCGAGGGCCGCTCGGTCGAGGAGGTCGCGGGTCTGCTCGATATCCGGGCCGAGACCGTCCGCACCCGGCTGCACCGTGCGCGCCGCCAGCTTCGCGCGGCGCTCGACGCGACGCTTGCCGACGCGCTGCGCGGCAGTTTTCCCTTCCTTGGCGCCCGGTGCGACCGGCTGGTCGACGCTGTAATGCGGCGGCTGCGGGCAGAGCGCGGCTGGCCCGATCCGCTCTAG
- a CDS encoding glycine--tRNA ligase subunit alpha — MILTLHAYWAARGCAILQPYDMRVGAGTFHPATTLRSLGPEPWNVAYVQPSRRPTDGRYGENPNRLQHYYQYQVVLKPSPADLQEQYLGSLAAIGIDPLLHDIRFVEDDWESPTLGAWGLGWEVWCDGMEVTQFTYFQQMGGYDCKPVAGELTYGLERLAMYIQNVDNVYDLRFSDAVGDVAAVSYGDVFLENERQFSKWNFEVADTDTLFAGFKAAEAECQRAIEAGVPLAAYDQAIEASHLFNLLQARGVISVQERANYMARVRDLAKGSCKAWIDSQSERWTANYPGWTL; from the coding sequence ATGATCCTGACGCTCCATGCCTATTGGGCGGCGCGCGGCTGCGCGATTCTCCAGCCCTACGACATGCGCGTCGGGGCGGGGACCTTTCACCCCGCGACGACGCTGCGCAGCCTCGGGCCGGAACCGTGGAACGTCGCCTATGTCCAGCCGAGCCGTCGGCCCACCGACGGCCGCTATGGCGAGAATCCGAACCGCCTCCAGCATTATTACCAGTATCAGGTGGTCCTGAAGCCGTCGCCCGCCGACCTGCAGGAACAATATCTGGGCTCGCTCGCCGCGATCGGCATCGACCCGCTGCTCCACGACATCCGCTTCGTCGAGGATGATTGGGAATCGCCGACGCTCGGCGCCTGGGGGCTAGGCTGGGAGGTCTGGTGCGACGGGATGGAGGTGACCCAGTTCACTTACTTCCAGCAGATGGGCGGCTATGACTGCAAGCCCGTCGCGGGCGAACTCACCTACGGGCTCGAACGTCTCGCCATGTATATCCAGAATGTCGACAATGTGTACGACCTGCGTTTCTCCGACGCCGTCGGCGACGTCGCGGCGGTCAGCTATGGCGATGTGTTTCTGGAAAATGAGCGGCAATTCTCGAAATGGAATTTCGAGGTCGCCGACACCGACACGCTCTTCGCGGGCTTCAAGGCCGCCGAGGCCGAATGCCAGCGCGCGATCGAGGCAGGGGTTCCGCTCGCGGCCTATGATCAGGCGATCGAGGCAAGCCACCTCTTCAACCTCTTGCAGGCACGCGGCGTGATCAGCGTGCAGGAACGGGCCAATTATATGGCGCGCGTCCGCGACCTCGCGAAGGGAAGCTGCAAGGCGTGGATCGACAGTCAGTCCGAACGCTGGACCGCCAACTATCCGGGGTGGACGCTGTGA
- the ppdK gene encoding pyruvate, phosphate dikinase, which yields MTKMVHLFGGAATTAERSKELLGGKGSNLAEMASIGLPVPPGFTITTDVCTAYYANGEQFPAGLVEDVAAGIAHIEGITGKTFGDAADPLLVSVRSGARVSMPGMMDTVLNLGLNDSTVVGLSQASGDPRFAWDSYRRFIQMYADVVMGLDHAAFEEALEIAKEDKGFYLDTEMTAEDWQALVKEYQAIVARETGAPFPQEPKDQLWGAIGAVFASWESDRAKVYRRLNSIPGEWGTAVNVQAMVFGNMGDTSATGVAFTRDPATGERAWYGEWLINAQGEDVVAGIRTPQYLTKIAREKAGAKPLSMEEAMPETFGELGRVFDTLENHYRDMQDIEFTVERGTLWMLQTRSGKRTAKAALRIAVEMAAEGLITEEEAVGRVDPGALDQLLHPTLDPKAPRDVLTKGLPASPGAASGKIMFDADSAEKAAGMGEAVILVRVETSPEDIHGMHAAKGILTARGGMTSHAAVVARGMGRPCVSGAGGLAIDGNARVLRVAGRELREGDILTLDGSTGEVMAGEVPTLLPELVGDFGTLMGWADKVRRMKVRTNAETPADAQVARDFGAEGIGLCRTEHMFFDAARITAVREMILAESEDGRRAALAKLLPEQRGDFAAIFGVMAGLPVTIRLLDPPLHEFLPTREEDFAEVAAAAGVGIEALKARANELHEFNPMLGHRGCRLGVTYPEIYEMQARAIFEAACDVAAETGAAPIPEVMIPLVATRREFDLMKAVVDTAAKAVFAEKGREIAYLVGTMIELPRAALMAGEIAQSAEFFSFGTNDLTQTTIGISRDDAGRFLTQYVDKGIFVTDPFVSLDVEGVGQLIELAAERGRGARPGIKLGICGEHGGDAPSIHFCEKTGLDYVSASPYRVPIARLAAAQAALQK from the coding sequence ATGACGAAGATGGTGCATTTGTTCGGCGGCGCGGCCACCACGGCCGAGCGCTCGAAGGAATTGCTGGGCGGCAAGGGATCGAACCTTGCCGAAATGGCCTCGATCGGCCTGCCGGTTCCGCCGGGCTTTACGATCACCACCGACGTCTGCACCGCTTATTATGCCAATGGTGAGCAATTCCCCGCCGGATTGGTCGAGGATGTCGCCGCGGGGATCGCGCATATCGAGGGCATCACCGGCAAGACATTCGGCGACGCCGCCGATCCTTTGCTCGTCTCGGTCCGTTCGGGCGCGCGCGTGTCGATGCCGGGGATGATGGACACCGTCCTCAACCTGGGGCTCAACGACAGCACCGTCGTCGGCCTGTCACAGGCGTCGGGCGACCCGCGCTTCGCGTGGGACAGCTATCGCCGCTTCATCCAGATGTACGCCGACGTCGTCATGGGCCTCGACCATGCGGCGTTCGAAGAGGCGCTGGAAATCGCGAAGGAAGACAAGGGCTTCTATCTCGACACCGAAATGACCGCCGAGGACTGGCAGGCGCTGGTCAAGGAATATCAGGCGATCGTCGCGCGCGAGACCGGCGCGCCTTTCCCGCAGGAGCCCAAGGATCAGCTCTGGGGCGCGATCGGCGCCGTCTTCGCGAGCTGGGAAAGCGATCGCGCGAAAGTCTATCGCCGCCTGAACTCGATCCCCGGCGAATGGGGCACCGCGGTCAATGTGCAGGCGATGGTGTTCGGCAATATGGGCGACACCTCGGCGACCGGCGTCGCCTTCACCCGCGACCCGGCGACCGGCGAGCGCGCCTGGTACGGCGAATGGCTGATCAACGCGCAGGGCGAGGACGTCGTCGCGGGCATCCGCACCCCGCAGTATCTGACCAAGATCGCGCGCGAAAAGGCAGGCGCCAAGCCGCTCAGCATGGAAGAGGCGATGCCGGAGACTTTCGGCGAACTCGGCCGCGTCTTCGACACGCTCGAAAATCATTATCGCGACATGCAGGACATCGAGTTCACCGTCGAACGCGGGACGCTGTGGATGCTGCAAACCCGCTCGGGCAAGCGCACCGCCAAGGCAGCGCTGCGCATCGCGGTCGAAATGGCGGCCGAGGGGCTGATTACCGAGGAAGAGGCCGTCGGCCGCGTCGACCCCGGCGCGCTCGACCAGCTTCTCCACCCGACGCTCGATCCCAAGGCGCCGCGCGACGTGCTCACCAAGGGTCTTCCTGCAAGCCCCGGCGCCGCATCGGGCAAGATCATGTTCGACGCCGACAGCGCCGAAAAGGCTGCGGGCATGGGCGAGGCGGTAATTCTCGTCCGCGTCGAGACATCGCCGGAGGACATCCACGGGATGCACGCGGCAAAGGGTATCCTGACCGCGCGCGGCGGGATGACCAGCCACGCGGCGGTCGTCGCGCGCGGTATGGGGCGCCCCTGCGTCTCGGGCGCGGGCGGGCTGGCGATCGACGGAAATGCGCGCGTGCTGCGCGTCGCGGGCCGTGAGCTGCGCGAAGGCGATATCCTCACCCTCGACGGCTCGACGGGCGAGGTGATGGCGGGCGAGGTTCCGACCTTGCTCCCCGAATTGGTCGGCGATTTCGGCACGCTGATGGGCTGGGCCGACAAGGTGCGCCGGATGAAGGTGCGCACCAACGCCGAAACCCCCGCCGACGCGCAGGTCGCGCGCGATTTCGGTGCCGAGGGCATCGGGCTTTGCCGCACCGAGCATATGTTCTTCGACGCCGCGCGGATCACCGCGGTGCGCGAAATGATCCTGGCGGAGAGCGAGGACGGCCGCCGCGCCGCGCTCGCCAAGCTGCTCCCCGAACAGCGCGGCGATTTTGCCGCGATCTTCGGCGTGATGGCGGGGCTGCCCGTGACGATCCGCCTGCTCGACCCGCCGCTGCACGAATTCCTGCCGACGCGCGAGGAGGATTTCGCCGAGGTCGCCGCTGCCGCAGGCGTCGGGATCGAGGCGCTCAAGGCGCGCGCCAACGAGCTTCATGAATTCAACCCGATGCTCGGCCACCGCGGTTGCCGCCTCGGCGTGACCTATCCCGAAATCTACGAGATGCAGGCGCGCGCGATCTTCGAGGCGGCGTGCGACGTCGCCGCCGAAACCGGCGCGGCGCCGATCCCCGAGGTGATGATCCCGCTGGTTGCGACGCGCCGCGAGTTCGACCTGATGAAGGCGGTCGTCGACACGGCGGCGAAGGCGGTGTTCGCCGAAAAGGGGCGCGAGATCGCCTATCTCGTCGGCACGATGATCGAACTGCCGCGCGCCGCGCTGATGGCGGGCGAGATCGCCCAGTCGGCCGAATTCTTCAGCTTCGGCACTAACGACCTCACCCAGACGACGATCGGGATCAGCCGCGACGATGCGGGCCGTTTCCTGACCCAATATGTCGACAAGGGCATCTTCGTCACCGACCCCTTCGTCAGCCTCGATGTCGAGGGCGTCGGCCAGCTCATCGAGCTTGCCGCCGAACGCGGCCGGGGCGCCCGCCCGGGCATCAAACTCGGCATCTGCGGCGAGCATGGCGGCGACGCGCCGAGCATCCATTTCTGCGAAAAGACCGGGCTCGATTACGTCAGCGCCTCGCCCTATCGCGTGCCGATCGCGCGGCTTGCAGCGGCGCAGGCGGCCTTGCAAAAATAA